A window of Pan paniscus chromosome X, NHGRI_mPanPan1-v2.0_pri, whole genome shotgun sequence genomic DNA:
TGTCTTCATTCTTTCCGCCATCTTGATTCTTTGTCACTGACCGAGACTCAGCCGGTAGGTCCGCAGAGCGGTCTTCCTGGGAATTTAGTTGTGGGTGAATGTGTGGAGGAGCCAGCTGGCTTTGGACAGGTCCTGCGGCACAGTCCGTGGCTTCCGAGGGAAAAGGGCCTCGCGGTCGTCGTCCGGCCCCTCCCAGGTCGGGATGCCACCGTGGGACTTGTCGTCGTGGCTGGGCTGGGACGAGGGAcgagggaggaaggtgggccgcAGAGGGGAGGGATCGCGTGAAGATGGGGCGAGTGCTGGGGGTGCTGTTAGAGGTGTCTGAGTCTCGAAAACTCCTGGAACCCTCTGAGAGAGGACAGTTTCCAGACTCCTCGGTAGGGACGCGGGGAAGGGACCGTGTGGTCAGTAAGGAAGGGGCCTGGGAACTGGGAACGCTGTGGGCTGGTGACTGTGGCCCCGAGGTCTGTAGAATGCCTGGCAGAGGTGTCCCGTGAGGAGCATAACGTTCACTCTGTTTCGCAATTTCTCACCTCCGCCATGGACGCCATGGAAGGAATGGGCGAGGCTGTGCTTTCCAACAAGACTTGATTTTGAGAGGGGTGTGGGGGTGAAACGGGCCTAGCAAATCAGAGTGGGACAAAAGCAGTAGTCATTTCAGTTTCAATTCTCTgcccttttttcccccaaatgtcTTCATGATGGAGAGTCTAATTGTGAAACCAAAACGCAGAAATGTCCTCTGTCTTGCTATGGCGTTAAGGGGATTTCTATGCCTCTTCGACTATGATACAAACAAATCTGTCCTTAGTTTGATTGGAAAGCGTGGGTACTTATCAATGCTCTGTGAATTacgttgaaaatattttcaaaattaaaaaaatacaaatcaccATTTTGCCATGGAATGTTCATATATATAGCTAAGTTCTTATACACTTTTTCCAAATAACAGTATTCTATTTTCAGTGGGAAATATGAGTGAGCATGTGAGAACAAGATCCCAATCCTCAGAAAGAGGAAATGACCAAGAGTCTTCCCAGCCAGTTGGATCTGTGATTGTGAGTCCTTTAACATTTGATGTTTCCTATTAacacaatttattttaagaaatatttttgagctAGTGTACACGCACTGATACAGGTGTTCCATGctgataaaaaataatgatggcaTCTCATGAAGGAAACGTTGGTTCAGGAATATTATATTCTGGTGTTACCTGTATGGATAtggatatttctctctctctctctctctatatatatatatgtgtgtgtgtatatgtatatatgtatatatatgtatatatgtatgtatgtatatatgtacatatgtatgtatgtatatatgtatatatatgtatgtatgtgtgtatgtatgtatgcatgtatatatacatgtatgtatatacgtatgtatgtatgtatgtatatacatatgtatgtatatatatatgttggaaAAATGTCTTTAGATTTATGATTTGATGCACATATGCATTTGTGTATTTATATTATTGACtttttattcacacacacacttacacccTTAGGTCCAGCAGCCCACTGAGGAAAAACGTCAAGAAGAGCAACCACCAACTGATAATCAGGGTATTGCACCTAGTGGGGAGATTGAAAATGAAGGAGCACCTGCCGTTCAAGGTGAAGGGAGAGTGGAGAATAATGCTTATGGGTGGCGGAGGTATATTTATGCATTATGTTTTATGACATACCAGTTACAGGAGGACAGAAAACATTAGGAAGGAATCTTAAACATTTCCTACTGCTGCTGTGGAGAGGGGTGGAGCAAGGACACATAAAAAGCCACTAAACTTTCCTACCATTTTGACGGAGGCTTTTTATTGATTGGGTATTTGCATGGTTGCCATAAACCTTTGAGTGTTTTCCACAGCTCCCGTATGGTTTGTTcagccattttctgtttttttgttttgttttgttttatgtttctgtgGAAGAATGGCAGCTTGCAGTTTCCTAGTCTGCCATCTGCGGACAtctcatgtattttttaagaaactttttaacacacatttattaatgCTTCCTCATGCCACGTAATATACTAAGTGCTGGAGAAGTCAGTGCCAAATTTTTGCCTAAAGCTCATAGTCTATTCAGATTGACTCAAACAAATCACTGATTTAATGTGATAAGAATAAGAACAAATGAGTACAAAAGGGACAAGTAAGTTGTCTAGGGCCAGCCTTGGGAAAGGAAAGGGCAATGTTTGAACATCTCTGCTTTCCTGTTTTCCTGGCAGCAGATTCCTGAAATAATTAGCCTACAGGTTTTTACTTCATAATGATGAGGgaataaatattatcatttcctCGTTCATAGttcatgttttaatttgtaaACTGATGacctttttatcttttaagagCCTGACATGGAAGCTTTTCAACAGGAACTGGCTCTGCTTAAGATAGAGGATGAGCCTGGAGATGGTCCTGATGTCAGGGAGGGGACTCTGCCCACTTTTGATCCCACTAAAGTGCTGGAAGCAGGTTTGTTATTCATTTAAGATGCAAACTATATGGTTTCTGTTTTCACAATATTATATTGTGCGTGACACAGAGGTAAAATTACTACTACTTTAATATCATACTCATGTCTAAAGATTCTTTGAAGGTAGTTCAGGCCCCAGATGGCTGCCTTACACACTATCAGAGatagagggccaggtgtggtggctcatgctgttaattccagcactttgggaggccgagacagaaagatcacttgaggccaggacttccagagatggagaaaaattgGGTCAAAGCTAATTGGATTATGATATGAAAGATATGAAACATGCTAAGACAGTAGATTTCGAGTGTCTTCACAGCTATGTGAagcatatattaattagcttgatgtagccatttcacaatgtgtatatatattttaaagcatcatgttatacatgataaatatatacggttttatgtgtcattttttaaaaaagatacgaAAACGTGTTCTGACTTTTGAATGTAAGTCATTTAAGCAACAGtcaatgattttcaaatatttttatagaggCCTGTTTTTAACAAATATGTAACATGTTTATAATAAGCATTAGTTTATATTTCGATGTTAACTGTGATGTTAATGGCTTAAAGCTAGCATGGGTATTCAGTTTACCATATAAACTGAACTGCTTTTAGGCATGTAAAGAGGCAGGAGTACCGGTGAAAATAGTGACAAATGTTCGCCCTACTTAAAGCAACTACATGATGGCTACACTAGTCCAAAGTAACGTTTTTACACTTTTTCACAAGAGACACAAAACAAATGTAATACTgacttttctatttccttcacttAGGCCGTTCTAAGCATATTCTATATTCAGAGTGTCATTTCATATCAGACTATTTAAATgatactttaaaatatctttttccctTAGGATTTTATTTCGTTGAATTTTCATTGAaagtatatgtgtttttttttttgctttccacttATACATACAAAATAGATTCACTTGATTTAATTCATTCTGAACTTGAACAGTCTCTTCGTTTCCTTATTCTACTAGAAAAAGTGGcatgaattaaaaatattgttaatatgCCTGGAAGTCTACCTTCAGAGTTTATTCAGAGGCTAACTGGCTGTAAGCTAAAGGGTCACTCACCCTCAGGGTTCTGATATTAGTTCATCAACAACGGTAGTTGTATACCTCTAGTGTCATATGAATAAAAATCTGCTGAGTAACGGGccctaatttaatatttattttataggtgaTGTGCAACCATAGGTTTCAAGCAAGACAAATGAAGACTGAAACCAAGAACGTTATTCTTAATCTGGAAATTTGACCGATAATATTCTCTTAATAAAGTTTTAAGTTTTCTGCAAAGAATCCTTGCacagttttgttaaatttatttctggatCTTTAATACTCTTGAGAATTGTATCTTTTTTGAAAGTTTAAATCCTGTATTTGAGATGGTACATAGAGATAAAATGTTggtacattgattttctatcatAGATAGATAGGAACCTGGACGCTTTCATAGGGGGATGCCAACAGCTGCACAGATGGAAAAGGCCACCTGGGGCCAGGCATGTCCACCATGGGCTTTCCACCTCCTCGTTTTTAGCACGTGCACAGTAAGAATGAAATGAGCAACATGGAGTAGCTCAGGCTGAGGACCcgcctgcataataaaagattaggttGGGGGCTGCCAGAGATTCACACCCTATGCAGATGGTACACCTGGTCCTAACTGGTTGTTTGTACCCTATGTAGGTGATCAGATACTACCTCCCCACTAGCTCATCTATAAAAACCACTGCCTTTCACTGCCGGATGGCAACCGTTTTTTCTGGGACCCCTCTCTGTAGTAGAAAGCTGTTCCCTTTGTTTCTCCTATTAACTTTCTGCTCTACACCTCACTCTTGGTGTGCCcatgtccttgatttccttggctgtgagaccaagaaccctggATGTTACCCCAGACAGTGAGGCCACTtcaatactagctgtgggtctgtggtatatggcttttattacattgaagtatgttccttctttCCCCGGTGTTTTGAGGGTTTGTATCATGATGAAATATTgagttttattaaatgcttttcagcATCGATCGAAATGACTATATGGTTtgtatccttcattctgttgataatgATTTATCACAtacattaatttgcatatgttgaaccatccttccaTCCcggggataaatctcacttggtcatgatgatgaTTCTTTCTAGcgtattgttgaatttgatttgctagtattctgttgaggatttctgcatcaatattcatcagcgGTTTtgccctgtagttttctttttttgatgtgtctttgtctgattttggtatcagggtaatacgggcctcataaaatgagtttggaagtattccctccttctctatttttcaaaatagtttgagtaggactgGTATTAGTCCTTCTTTAAATGTTGGGTAGAATTCattagtgaagccatcaggtctggCGTTTCTTTACTAGAAgacttttattatggctttgatcttgttacttgttattggtctgttcaggttatgtactggtttttccttttcatatttagtacttccttcaggaggtcttgtaaggcaggcctgatggtgacaaaatccctcagcatttgcttttctggaaaggattttatttctccttcccttatgaggcttattttggctggatgtgaaattctgggttgaaaattcttttctttatgactgctgaatattggcccccactctcttctggattGTAGGGTTTCTGTAGAGAGATCGGCTAttagtctgatgtgcttccctttgtaggtaacctgatcTTATTCTtgggctgcccttaacattttttcctttgttacaaccttggagaatctgacgatTATTTGTCTTGAGGTTGCTCTTCCCAAGGAGTAATAGagtggtgttttctgtatttcatgaatttgaatgttggcctgtcttggtaggttggggaagttctcctggataatatcctaagtgtgttttccaacttgattccattctgcTCGTCACTTTCAGGGAccccaatcaatcataggtttggtcttttcacatagtcctatatctCTTGGAGGCCTTGTTCATTTCttgtcacttttctttctctgatcttgtcttcatgccttaTTTTAGTAAGtcgatcttcaatctctgatatcctttcttctgcttgattatttcagctattgatacttgtgtatgcttcacgaagttctcgtccTGTGTTGTtaagctccatcaggtcatttatgttcttctctaaactggttattctagttatcagTTCATGTagccttttatcaaggttcttagcttccttgcattgggttagaacatgctcctttagct
This region includes:
- the LOC117977552 gene encoding putative G antigen family E member 3; translation: MSEHVRTRSQSSERGNDQESSQPVGSVIVQQPTEEKRQEEQPPTDNQGIAPSGEIENEGAPAVQEPDMEAFQQELALLKIEDEPGDGPDVREGTLPTFDPTKVLEAGDVQP